The Castanea sativa cultivar Marrone di Chiusa Pesio chromosome 4, ASM4071231v1 sequence ccaattttttttaaaaatttaaattcttggTAATTAATAATTCTTGCAATTTATTTTTGCCATCtggtttatttattatatattgttgTACGAGTATATAAAGCGGATTGGCCTTTACAAATCCAATTGAGGcttttttatgaaaatcaaGATCAAATAACTAAGAACTTAAACTAAAATTGCattagaattaataataaaagctAGAATTACAGAGAAAATAATTGGAGAAACAAAGTTTTTGTCAAGGTTTGAAACTAAGTTAAGTTTACATCAAAAAACTTATTCTACTCTTACAAAACAAGCATATCTATAATCATTAACTACTAGGAAATAAATTAGCTAATAGTTACATCTACGCAGACTATCACAATATAAGTCAAAACTGAAATTAATGAGAATATATGACAGAtttaataaatcaaaataagGGGTTGGCTGACTGCCTAACAGGTCAGAAAGAATGGCTAGCTGTTAGGTTTGTAGAGAATGGTTGGTTATATAAAGGATTAACTGACTGCCTTAAGAGGTTAGAAAGAGTGGCTAGCTGTCGATCAATTTAAAGGGATTCAAAATTGGTGCTACGATTAATCCGACCAAAGTGGCAGTAGGCAGGACTTTACCAAGAAAAATCAACAATAATGAATTAAGTAGTTGTTCTCCTTACCTAAAACCAACTCCAACCAATTTGACCAAAACCACCATTAGTAGTTTGCTATTCTTTGTCATAGTTCATTGTGTCTTGCTAATATGTTGGTTTCTTTACCATAAATAGTGAGATTCTGGTCAAATTTGGTGAGATCTCGATGAGATTCATCAAATCTCCATCATAAGTATTAGCTCCGCCATGATCAACAATATCTAGACcatatttaacaattttgacTGATCAGCTTGTTGGAATAACAAAGCCATGGTGGTTGAAGACTCGTATCCCCATGGTCCACGTTGGGTGGCACAATTGCAAACTTGATGTGATTGGGTCGAGTGACCATTTCACTCTAAAACTGACCTAGAATAACATGTGGACTTTAGAGTGAGCgcgagtgtgtatatatatatatatataaagctttaaaaaaagtacattaataaataaagtataaaGTTTAGTTCTAAACTATTTTTGAGATATCTTTTCCAACTTATAACGTggcaatttataaaattattcatttgtattatttatataaatcacatgattcattaaaaaaagtcaTGAGATTAAAGCTACACATGGATAGTGggttgaagaaaaataattttaaatcagTTTGGAGCTAaacttttttcataaataaaccAATTAAGTTCTCAAAAAAGTACAAGCCATTTTAGattaatgaaatatttgatgGTGTTTGTTTTGTACTTCATTAGGTGTCTATTTTGTATCAGcttatttggtttttatttatttatttattgctttttgttaaaagtggattaaaatatatttgtactttgaaaaaaagtgatatatatatagatagatagaaagaagaaaaaaaaacctccaaatAAGCATCCATATAGtactaaaaaatcataaatacataaaatcgtcatttctaaatacattaaaatgcaatcatttaccaacaaagaaaaaaacaaaaacaatttttttttaatactaggttggttaggattttttatttttatttttgaagttagagcatttacaatagtggtgctaaaaattttagcttttaatagctactttatctattttttaaccTTACTTTATAATATATCCAATATTCCCTTATTTCATTTctcttcccctatatatgtgtgtgtgtgtgtttataaaaaaaaaaaagttctatttttttatcacttaatttaaaataatataaataactcattaaaataataaaggaaatgagagaacttgagttttttaattgaaggaagaggtataatcttaataaaatattgtattctGTTTTTTACAACTTGCTACAGTCAAATGGTATTTATACTAGTTTACtgtagttgcaaaaaatttagctttagttTTTCCAATAACACataattttttggttctttggtggtaaaatagttttttttttttttttttgttgctaaaatacaatcactatcgtaaatgtttttattaagtttttgggTTGGATAGTTGTTATTTGGGTGATACTAGCTAGAATTATTGAGGAGAAGGGAGACCTAAAGTTTTGGAAGGAGAcccaactaaaaaataaaatatctaataactaaaaaaaaaaaaattggacccGGGGGGCCCGGGCCCCCACCTAGGTCCGTCTTTGCTTAACAGTGATAGGTTGTCCCACCAATGCCGGTCAATATAGCCAGCTCCATTAGCAATTTCCTTCCACTCATTTCAAATCCCCAAACCAAATCAACTTGCTGAATTGCTTATGGTTTAATTTCACAACTTGCTAACTTGTGTGACTTATAACTTTCCTTCGATCATTCACAAGTCACATTCACACAGTTGAGTAAGTTTTGCGTGCTCACACGGTGTATAAATCCATCTTTGTACGCCATTTACTTTCTAAGCTCATTTCAATTTCTATCTCTTTCAGATCAGAGTTGTGCGTGGTACATGGTATATAAATCCATCTTTGTACATCATTGACTTACTAGGCTCATTTCATTCTTAGATCAGATTGTAAAAATCTCTCTGATTACTAAAGCCAATTCAGAGAACAACCATATGGaatttctctttgatttttgacGCCACGTATAACAACAACAACGCCTTCCACCACTTATAGCTCATCCCCAAACCAATAGATCAAAAACaatattatgttaaattttgtatcttctaTAATCCAGGCTAGATTAAAGCAATGTTAAGTCATAAAATGGTGGTTAAAAAAGCCTACAAAGTCTTTCAAAGTAAAGCAACAAATATTTCGTCACATCCTATCCTGATGTGATGAATATCAGAAGATATTTATGTATTGTCTTCAAAGTTATGCTCaaatttagaggaaaaaaaaagccttaGAAATACTACTTTTCTATGGTAACTTCATCAATTGCGTCAAGGTTATGACTAATAATGTAGTTGTAGAAGAACTGCAAGGGATAATACTTTAAGATATTATATAGTTTAAGGTCATACCTAACTTTGAAAAATTAAGCGGTCCACGGTCCACCCGAGTGATTTTACACTTGTTTCCAACTACTATACTCCATGAGAGTGGGCTCAAAGACTAAGGGATCGTTTAGTAACGTTGTTTTAATAAcgttatatgtatttttaaaaatacatgtgggtgaaaaaatgtataaaaatacgtgtaatgttgtttaaaaactgaaaattattgatTAAACTAACATACCAAACGGGTCCTAATTGTTTCtcctctcaacaaaaaaaaaaaagaaataaaaaaaaaagaccagtTGTTTCTCCCCAAGACGCCACACAatctaacaacaacaacaacgccTTCCATTCATATCTGAACCCCAAACCAATTgatcaaactctctctctctctctctctctctctatctctcatgGAGCAGGAGATCTCTAACACTAACACACCAGTAGCACTGGTTGTGGGAGTGACAGGCATGGCAGGGTTGAGCTTGGCTGAAGCTTTAAAGAGTCCAACAGCCCTTGGTGGTCCGTGGAAAGTCTACGGCTCAACCCGCCGCGCCAAACCAACATGGTTCCCTTCCTCCACCCTTGACCATTACATAACTTTTGACTCCTTAAACTTTGATGACACACTCAAACATCTCTCCCCAATAGCCCATGAAATCACCCATGTCTTTTGGGTAGCAATCCAAGTCCGTGAAAACGAAGAATCTAACATAGCTGCCAACTCTGCCATGCTTGAAAATGTTATCAAAGCTCTCAAATCAGCCACACCTTCACGGCTATGTCATATAACATTGCAAACTGGCACCAAACATTACATGGGACCGATTTTTGATCCAGTTCTTGGAGCCCAACTTGTGCATCATGAACCTCCATTTCAAGAGGACATGCCTCGACTACCCTACTCTAACTTCTATTATGCTCTAGAAGACCTTTTGGCTTCATACTCACCATCACTCACATATTCTGTGCATCGCTCTTCTATTATAGTTGGTGCATCCTCAAGAAACTTCTACAATACATTACTGACTCTATGCGTGTATGCTACCATCTGTAGATACCAAGGCTTGCCCTTTCGATATCCAGGtacttaattaattacaattataaTACTCCGCCATAATAAATGAAGCCCAATTCAtgagattttttaacaatttaaatgaaatgtaGAGTATAACAAAGATCAAACTTATGactttttactataaatttgtggTATTAGGAGATGATGAGTTTACAAGGCAGCTTAATGCACTTGGGGTTTAAggggaaaacaaaaatttaggctatatatatatataactttaaaaaaaattaaatattactttaactctattatcttattttagatGCAGAACTattactaattaacatgaatcccgtaaattttcttttaaaagtttATAGGCACAAAAAATATGACAAAACCTTCCACAtctgttaaattttttagtgtattgctctttgtttttttagaagtactatattcataatattttttattggttctaatttgaatccaccattac is a genomic window containing:
- the LOC142632088 gene encoding 3-oxo-Delta(4,5)-steroid 5-beta-reductase-like isoform X2; translation: MEQEISNTNTPVALVVGVTGMAGLSLAEALKSPTALGGPWKVYGSTRRAKPTWFPSSTLDHYITFDSLNFDDTLKHLSPIAHEITHVFWVAIQVRENEESNIAANSAMLENVIKALKSATPSRLCHITLQTGTKHYMGPIFDPVLGAQLVHHEPPFQEDMPRLPYSNFYYALEDLLASYSPSLTYSVHRSSIIVGASSRNFYNTLLTLCVYATICRYQGLPFRYPGTKYTWENFCDMSDACVLAEQQIWAIVTANAENQAFNCTNGDVYTWKSLWKVCCEVFDVEFVPFDENEKFDWVGMMKKRGRGWDEIVEKYGLYKINMEEIVCPEALNAVLHFDFPHVCSMNKSHEFGFFGYANTLKSIGMWVGRLRDMKIIP
- the LOC142632088 gene encoding 3-oxo-Delta(4,5)-steroid 5-beta-reductase-like isoform X1 gives rise to the protein MEQEISNTNTPVALVVGVTGMAGLSLAEALKSPTALGGPWKVYGSTRRAKPTWFPSSTLDHYITFDSLNFDDTLKHLSPIAHEITHVFWVAIQVRENEESNIAANSAMLENVIKALKSATPSRLCHITLQTGTKHYMGPIFDPVLGAQLVHHEPPFQEDMPRLPYSNFYYALEDLLASYSPSLTYSVHRSSIIVGASSRNFYNTLLTLCVYATICRYQGLPFRYPDACVLAEQQIWAIVTANAENQAFNCTNGDVYTWKSLWKVCCEVFDVEFVPFDENEKFDWVGMMKKRGRGWDEIVEKYGLYKINMEEIVCPEALNAVLHFDFPHVCSMNKSHEFGFFGYANTLKSIGMWVGRLRDMKIIP